The following coding sequences are from one Gopherus flavomarginatus isolate rGopFla2 chromosome 23, rGopFla2.mat.asm, whole genome shotgun sequence window:
- the LOC127039613 gene encoding lysophosphatidic acid receptor 6-like: protein MDGHGWTAPPNASAMPPNKTGCGERADFQYVLFPVVYSLVFVLGLAGNGSVLWYFLRTRTATAPANIFLANLASLDLLFVLTLPFRVGYHALRNDWPFGEALCKLTGSLFYANLYGSSLFLSCICLERYVAVMHPLRSLRLRRPLYRVAACLAVWALLAAAGLYLALRGPLTRPFPDGRLACLENFSSDSWRGRISGVSLFAAAVGFLLPLTVIGVCYPLIARRLLDTPGMAPGSRAARRKALRTVLVVLAVFLICFAPYHLTQVVHTLGRLGTLEGCRLLRGTYAARRVTMALTSLNACLDPLIYYCAAERFAWSPPCRAGCCTGWPASSGDSQGSGLQALDNGASRGAQAETGTSSHDVA, encoded by the exons ATGGACGGG catggcTGGACTGCGCCCCCCAACGCCTCGGCAATGCCCCCCAACAAGACGGGCTGCGGGGAACGGGCCGACTTCCAGTACGTGCTGTTCCCCGTGGTTTACAGCCTGGTCTTCGTGCTGGGCCTGGCCGGGAACGGGTCCGTGCTCTGGTATTTCCTGCGCACCCGGACGGCCACCGCCCCGGCCAACATCTTCCTGGCCAACCTGGCGTCCCTCGACCTGCTCTTCGTGCTGACGCTGCCCTTCCGGGTCGGCTACCACGCCCTGCGCAATGACTGGCCCTTCGGCGAGGCCCTGTGCAAGCTGACCGGTTCCCTCTTCTACGCCAACCTGTACGGCAGCTCCCTCTTCCTCAGCTGCATCTGCCTGGAGCGCTACGTGGCCGTGATGCACCCGCTGCGCTCGCTGCGCCTGCGCCGGCCCCTCTACCGCGTGGCCGCCTGCCTGGCCGTCTGGGCCCTGCTGGCCGCCGCCGGCCTGTACCTGGCCCTGCGCGGGCCCCTGACGCGCCCCTTCCCCGACGGGCGCCTGGCCTGCCTGGAGAACTTCTCCAGCGACTCCTGGAGGGGCCGCATCTCGGGCGTCAGCCTCTTCGCTGCCGCCGTCGGGTTCCTGCTGCCGCTGACGGTCATCGGCGTCTGCTACCCGCTCATCGCCCGCCGCCTGCTGGACACGCCCGGGATGGCGCCCGGCTCGCGGGCCGCCCGGCGCAAGGCGCTGCGCACGGTCCTGGTGGTGCTGGCCGTCTTCCTGATCTGCTTCGCCCCTTACCACCTCACCCAGGTGGTGCACACCCTGGGCCGCCTCGGGACGCTGGAGGGCTGCCGGCTCCTTCGCGGCACCTACGCCGCCCGGCGCGTCACCATGGCCCTGACCAGCCTCAACGCCTGCCTGGACCCGCTGATCTATTACTGCGCGGCCGAGCGCTTCGCCTGGAGCCCGCCCTGCCGTGCCGGGTGCTGCACGGGCTGGCCAGCCTCCTCCGGGGACTCCCAGGGCTCGGGGCTGCAGGCGCTGGACAATGGGGCCTCCCGGGGGGCCCAGGCCGAGACAGGCACCTCGTCCCACGATGTGGCCTGA